Proteins from a genomic interval of Candidatus Nanosynbacter sp. HMT-352:
- a CDS encoding M48 family metallopeptidase, whose protein sequence is MYNAVSQNKRNTILIMSVFVIIIGIIGLFIGAATDSYSLALIIFICAILYAWLQYFIAGKLAMMMTGAQEISKNDAPELWRVVENLSITSGMPMPKVYIIDDPAPNAFATGRDPNHAIVGATTGLLDIMDKRELEAVMAHEMSHVRNYDIRVSMIAFGLVSAIGLFADLALRMMFYSDDRDRDVNPIIYAFGLIVGILAPLLATITQLAVSRQREYLADASGVLLTRDTEGLASALEKLRQYGRPMQKQSSSTANLFMNNPLKPGFFSKLFSTHPPLEDRIARLRNNATKM, encoded by the coding sequence ATGTACAATGCAGTTTCTCAAAACAAACGCAACACAATATTAATTATGTCTGTGTTTGTGATAATTATTGGAATTATTGGTCTGTTTATTGGAGCGGCAACTGATAGCTATTCACTAGCGCTCATCATTTTTATATGTGCGATATTATATGCTTGGTTGCAATATTTTATAGCTGGTAAGTTGGCTATGATGATGACTGGCGCTCAGGAAATTAGTAAAAATGACGCTCCTGAACTTTGGCGAGTGGTGGAAAATTTGTCTATCACTTCTGGTATGCCGATGCCGAAAGTTTATATCATCGACGATCCAGCTCCAAATGCTTTTGCGACTGGTCGCGACCCAAATCACGCTATTGTTGGTGCGACTACTGGACTTTTGGATATTATGGACAAGCGTGAGCTGGAGGCGGTTATGGCGCATGAAATGAGTCACGTGCGAAATTACGACATCCGTGTGAGTATGATTGCTTTTGGTTTGGTTAGCGCAATTGGGTTGTTTGCGGATTTGGCACTTAGAATGATGTTTTATAGCGACGACCGCGACAGAGATGTTAATCCTATCATCTACGCTTTCGGGTTGATTGTGGGTATATTGGCGCCGCTTTTGGCAACGATAACTCAATTGGCAGTCAGTAGACAGCGTGAATATCTGGCGGATGCTTCGGGAGTATTATTGACACGAGACACTGAAGGGCTAGCAAGCGCGCTGGAAAAATTGCGCCAATACGGCAGACCAATGCAAAAACAAAGTTCTTCCACTGCCAATTTGTTCATGAATAATCCTTTGAAACCCGGATTTTTCTCGAAACTATTTAGTACTCATCCACCTCTAGAAGATAGAATTGCAAGGTTGAGGAATAACGCAACAAAGATGTAA
- the leuS gene encoding leucine--tRNA ligase, which yields MRRYNPTEIEQKWQNKWEADGTYAVDFNDTTRPKYYSLSMLPGITGAGIHIGHGRTFQFADIKARFKRQQGYNVYHPIGWDSFGLPVENYAIKVGKTPRVAHDEAKVHFKEQLKRLGFSYDWTKEISTADPEYYKWTQWIFTQLYKHDLAYQKEQPQWWCETDNTVLANEQVEGGKCWRCGNPVTKRNLKQWFFRITAYADEILEATDALDWTEMVKTMQKNWIGRSVGAEVEFAVSGQDSKIIVFTTRPDTLFGATYVALAPEHPLISQLVNSDTREKVEAYIQASQQKSDVERQENKEKTGVFTGSYVINPVNGQKLPIWVADYVLGGYGTGAVMAVPAHDERDFAFAEKFDLPIVQVIDKPEHSADVGCYSGEGELINSGQFNGTRSEDAREQIVAWLEQQNSGRSKTTYKMRDWLISRQRYWGAPIPIVHVDGRAPIAVADECLPVILPEVENFKPTGGNTSVLAQVDDWVRVWVDVETGKTVPITENKPDGDNWVEGRRETDTLDGYACSSWYFLRYLDPHNDNEAWNPERINHWMPVDYYNGADHAVAHLLYSRFWMRFFYKLGLVPTPEPFKRMMYNAYIMAPDGQKMSKSKGNVIDPMEIMDSGYGADALRVYEMFIAPYDMDAPWDPRGVPGTYRFLNRAWNLVQEFVDKNPNDSLDANEKTAQELLRLTHLTIKKVTRDIEDEKFNTAVASMMEMVNGLYKIKESHGIDMSYEWRFALESLTQILAPFAPHITEELWREMGHDDTVHVGHWPKWDEKYLNSSVMIIIVQVNGKLRAKLELPSDMDKQSVEEAALADENVRKFTNNKPPKKMVYVPGKLVNIVV from the coding sequence ATGAGACGCTATAATCCGACAGAAATTGAACAAAAATGGCAAAACAAATGGGAAGCTGACGGTACTTACGCGGTTGATTTTAATGACACGACCCGACCGAAATATTACAGTTTGAGTATGCTTCCGGGGATTACAGGAGCTGGAATTCACATTGGCCACGGTCGCACTTTTCAATTTGCCGATATCAAGGCGCGATTCAAGCGTCAGCAGGGCTATAATGTCTATCATCCAATAGGCTGGGACAGCTTTGGTTTGCCGGTTGAAAATTACGCTATTAAAGTCGGAAAAACGCCACGTGTAGCGCACGATGAGGCGAAAGTTCACTTTAAGGAGCAATTGAAGCGACTTGGGTTTAGTTATGATTGGACAAAAGAAATTTCTACAGCCGATCCAGAATATTACAAATGGACTCAGTGGATTTTTACGCAATTATACAAGCACGATTTGGCATATCAAAAAGAGCAGCCACAATGGTGGTGTGAAACTGATAACACGGTGCTTGCTAACGAACAGGTTGAAGGTGGCAAATGTTGGCGCTGCGGTAATCCTGTAACCAAGCGAAATCTCAAGCAGTGGTTTTTCCGAATTACGGCGTATGCAGATGAAATTTTAGAGGCAACCGATGCGCTTGATTGGACGGAAATGGTTAAAACCATGCAGAAGAATTGGATTGGTCGATCAGTTGGTGCGGAAGTTGAGTTTGCGGTTAGTGGTCAAGATTCCAAGATTATAGTTTTTACAACTCGTCCTGACACGTTATTTGGCGCGACGTATGTAGCTTTGGCGCCGGAGCATCCTCTGATTTCTCAGTTGGTCAATTCTGATACGCGCGAAAAGGTTGAAGCGTATATCCAAGCTTCGCAACAAAAATCTGATGTTGAACGTCAAGAGAATAAAGAGAAAACAGGCGTATTTACTGGCAGCTATGTCATAAACCCAGTCAATGGTCAAAAATTGCCGATTTGGGTGGCGGATTATGTTTTGGGCGGCTATGGAACCGGCGCAGTCATGGCTGTACCAGCACACGACGAGCGCGATTTTGCGTTTGCCGAGAAGTTTGACTTGCCGATTGTCCAAGTTATTGATAAGCCTGAGCATTCAGCCGATGTTGGCTGTTATTCTGGTGAAGGTGAGTTGATAAATTCCGGACAATTTAATGGAACTAGGAGTGAGGATGCTCGCGAGCAAATTGTTGCGTGGCTGGAGCAACAGAATTCTGGGCGAAGTAAAACCACGTATAAAATGCGCGATTGGCTAATTTCTCGTCAGCGCTATTGGGGTGCTCCGATTCCAATTGTCCATGTTGATGGTCGTGCGCCAATTGCCGTGGCTGACGAATGCCTGCCGGTGATTTTGCCAGAGGTGGAGAACTTTAAGCCAACGGGCGGTAATACTTCCGTTTTGGCCCAGGTTGATGATTGGGTACGAGTCTGGGTGGATGTTGAAACTGGAAAAACTGTGCCAATTACAGAAAATAAACCTGACGGCGATAATTGGGTAGAAGGTCGACGTGAGACTGACACTTTGGATGGCTATGCCTGTTCTAGTTGGTATTTCTTACGATATCTCGACCCGCACAATGATAATGAAGCGTGGAATCCTGAGAGAATTAACCATTGGATGCCGGTTGATTATTACAATGGCGCCGATCACGCCGTGGCTCACTTGCTATACAGTCGTTTTTGGATGCGATTTTTCTATAAGCTCGGTCTCGTTCCAACTCCCGAACCTTTCAAGAGAATGATGTACAATGCATACATTATGGCCCCAGACGGTCAGAAAATGTCCAAGTCTAAGGGAAATGTCATTGATCCAATGGAGATTATGGACAGCGGATACGGCGCTGATGCGTTGCGAGTTTACGAAATGTTCATCGCGCCTTATGATATGGACGCACCATGGGATCCTCGTGGCGTTCCGGGAACTTATCGATTCTTAAATCGAGCATGGAACTTGGTTCAGGAGTTTGTTGATAAGAATCCAAACGACTCTCTTGACGCGAATGAAAAAACAGCTCAAGAATTATTGCGATTAACTCATTTGACGATTAAAAAAGTTACTCGCGATATTGAAGATGAGAAGTTTAATACAGCCGTGGCTTCGATGATGGAAATGGTCAATGGCTTGTATAAGATAAAAGAATCGCACGGAATTGACATGTCATATGAATGGCGATTTGCATTAGAAAGTTTGACTCAGATTTTGGCGCCTTTTGCTCCGCATATCACAGAGGAATTGTGGCGTGAAATGGGTCATGACGATACGGTTCACGTTGGTCACTGGCCGAAGTGGGATGAAAAATATCTAAATAGTAGCGTGATGATTATTATAGTTCAAGTGAACGGTAAGCTTCGTGCGAAACTTGAACTGCCGAGTGATATGGACAAGCAGAGTGTTGAAGAAGCGGCTCTGGCTGATGAGAATGTCAGGAAATTCACAAACAATAAACCACCTAAAAAGATGGTTTATGTTCCGGGTAAACTGGTGAATATTGTGGTTTAG
- the nusB gene encoding transcription antitermination factor NusB: protein MASNRHLGRIVALQTLYEHEFRKEVGDSGVDYKTILKRNLAEYKSSVDDIEFIDNLISGVLSTQSQLDEKLQPLAPEWPISQLPRIDRAVLRIGLYELLYCADTVPPKVVINEAVELAKAFGSDNSGKFVNGVLGTALRTLVEESDSENKQL from the coding sequence ATGGCATCAAACCGTCATTTGGGACGAATTGTCGCACTGCAAACACTTTATGAACATGAATTTCGCAAAGAGGTTGGTGATAGCGGTGTTGATTATAAGACTATTTTAAAGCGTAATTTGGCTGAATATAAATCATCGGTTGACGATATTGAATTTATCGATAATTTGATCAGCGGCGTACTTTCGACGCAGAGTCAATTGGATGAGAAATTGCAGCCATTGGCGCCAGAATGGCCTATCAGTCAGTTGCCGCGAATTGATCGGGCGGTACTTAGAATTGGTTTATATGAATTGCTATATTGTGCAGATACCGTTCCGCCAAAAGTGGTGATTAACGAAGCGGTAGAGCTAGCAAAAGCGTTCGGTTCGGATAACTCGGGTAAGTTTGTGAATGGCGTGCTTGGCACGGCACTCCGTACTCTCGTGGAGGAGTCCGACAGTGAGAACAAGCAACTTTGA
- a CDS encoding histidine kinase N-terminal 7TM domain-containing protein, translating to MDKIKKPRLYCFSPAVMLATLTIEIILAIYTFWKYKLNAVTKIVIMLLICLALFQWAEYNVCEGAIFLDNLGWAKLGYIAITMLPPLGIHLIYEISGDKRRWIPVLGYTFAAMFISYFLLEANGIKSGACLGNYVIFENQPGVGMWYGLYYYGLLFAAIAYAYVRSKTSSKHIRRSLGSLIVGYVLFMAPTTFVNIIDPSTIIGIPSIMCGFAVLMAVVLAGKVLPEYVNEK from the coding sequence ATGGATAAGATTAAAAAACCGAGACTCTATTGTTTTTCTCCAGCGGTAATGTTGGCGACGTTGACAATTGAAATTATTCTGGCGATATATACTTTTTGGAAATATAAATTGAATGCCGTGACAAAGATTGTGATCATGCTGTTGATTTGTTTGGCGCTGTTTCAATGGGCTGAATATAACGTTTGTGAAGGTGCGATTTTTCTGGATAATCTCGGCTGGGCTAAACTTGGCTATATTGCAATCACTATGCTTCCGCCTCTGGGTATTCATTTGATATATGAAATTTCTGGCGATAAGAGGCGATGGATTCCTGTACTTGGCTACACTTTTGCCGCAATGTTTATTAGTTATTTTCTATTGGAGGCTAACGGAATTAAGTCTGGGGCTTGCCTGGGTAATTATGTGATTTTTGAGAACCAGCCGGGCGTCGGAATGTGGTATGGTCTGTATTATTACGGCCTATTATTTGCGGCAATTGCTTATGCGTATGTTAGGAGTAAAACCTCCAGCAAACATATTCGGCGTTCTCTAGGTTCGTTGATTGTGGGATATGTTCTATTTATGGCGCCTACGACGTTTGTCAATATCATCGATCCATCGACTATTATCGGAATTCCGTCAATTATGTGTGGATTTGCAGTTTTGATGGCGGTAGTTTTAGCTGGGAAAGTTTTGCCAGAATACGTAAATGAGAAATGA
- a CDS encoding peptide ABC transporter substrate-binding protein yields the protein MSSDNSSWNRFARLKVSSKDVNKRLRKIEKGSLRHAHKFVTSRLDRLSNVRRRVSVWIILVLVMIGASAVQWHISRNSFTTMAYTSGGSYSEGVLGPLENLNPIFAKTNAEKSAAKLLFSSLYRYDSTGNIKADMADSVSVNDKETEYTVKLKKGLKWSDGQDLTADDVIFTLKLLANPEVGAEISGWKSIKFEKVSDDSVKFILPSSYSPFVHALTFPIIPKHILKDVKPSNLREHDFNKSPISSGPFAFRLLQNVTSDGSKKVLYLQSNSNYYGGTPKLERFQLYAYPTQDDIAKSLRTREITGTPELIYNDQSAEVKSMYVAEAHSLNNGVYALFNNNSQFLRSKAVRQALSLSVDTSKLRQSLSLSTEELSGPTLNKFLGKSSNSSSYDVKKAKSLLDAEGWKNVNNVRQKGNDKLKLNVVVLKNSNYEKVARYLAQVWYDELNIESDIKVVDPNDATQNILQTVLQPRNFDVLVYELSLGGDPDVYAYWHSSQATNNGLNFSNYNNAIADDALESGRSKISAKQRADRYAKFTAIWQADAPAIALYQPKFDYIHIRNVKALDASTEVINPVDRYVDVQYWATEKKSVYKTP from the coding sequence TTGAGCTCGGATAATTCGTCATGGAATCGTTTTGCGCGGCTAAAAGTTTCCAGTAAAGATGTCAATAAGCGTCTGCGCAAGATTGAAAAGGGAAGCTTGCGCCATGCGCATAAATTCGTGACATCCAGATTGGATCGTTTGTCTAATGTGCGACGTCGAGTTTCTGTTTGGATTATCTTAGTATTGGTGATGATTGGCGCCAGTGCGGTGCAGTGGCATATTTCTCGCAATTCTTTCACGACAATGGCGTATACTTCTGGCGGATCATATTCTGAGGGCGTGCTGGGTCCTTTGGAAAACCTAAATCCGATTTTCGCAAAAACCAATGCTGAAAAATCCGCCGCGAAATTGCTATTTTCAAGTTTGTATCGATATGACTCAACGGGCAATATAAAGGCCGACATGGCGGATAGTGTCAGCGTGAACGATAAAGAAACTGAATATACAGTTAAGCTGAAAAAGGGCTTGAAGTGGTCGGACGGGCAAGATCTAACGGCGGACGACGTAATCTTTACGTTAAAGTTATTGGCGAATCCAGAAGTTGGAGCTGAAATATCAGGCTGGAAATCCATAAAATTCGAGAAAGTGTCTGACGATTCGGTGAAGTTCATCTTGCCGTCGTCATATTCACCGTTTGTCCACGCTTTGACATTCCCGATTATCCCTAAGCATATATTAAAAGACGTTAAGCCGTCGAATTTACGTGAACATGATTTTAATAAGTCGCCTATATCCAGCGGTCCGTTCGCCTTTAGGTTGCTGCAGAACGTAACGAGCGATGGCAGCAAAAAAGTGCTATATTTGCAATCGAATAGCAATTATTATGGCGGCACGCCTAAGTTAGAGCGATTCCAGTTGTACGCATATCCGACGCAGGATGATATCGCGAAAAGTTTGCGTACGCGAGAAATTACAGGAACTCCAGAATTGATTTATAACGATCAATCCGCCGAGGTAAAATCTATGTATGTCGCAGAAGCGCATTCTTTGAATAACGGAGTTTACGCGCTGTTTAATAACAACAGTCAGTTCTTGCGATCAAAAGCTGTTCGTCAAGCTTTGTCGCTCAGTGTCGACACATCCAAGCTGCGCCAATCTTTGTCATTGTCTACAGAGGAATTATCTGGTCCAACGCTTAACAAATTCCTGGGAAAGAGCTCGAACTCGTCTAGTTATGACGTCAAGAAAGCGAAATCTCTACTTGACGCTGAGGGCTGGAAGAATGTAAATAATGTTCGCCAGAAGGGAAATGATAAATTAAAGCTCAACGTGGTCGTTCTGAAGAATAGCAATTACGAAAAGGTCGCTAGGTACTTGGCTCAAGTTTGGTATGACGAACTGAACATAGAATCGGATATTAAAGTTGTCGATCCAAACGACGCCACTCAAAATATTCTTCAGACAGTTTTGCAGCCGCGCAATTTTGATGTGTTGGTTTATGAGCTCTCCTTGGGCGGCGACCCCGATGTTTACGCCTATTGGCATTCTTCGCAGGCAACCAACAATGGTTTGAATTTCTCCAATTACAATAATGCAATAGCGGACGATGCTTTGGAGAGCGGTAGATCTAAAATATCGGCGAAGCAGCGCGCTGATCGTTACGCGAAGTTCACTGCTATTTGGCAAGCGGACGCCCCAGCAATTGCCTTGTATCAGCCGAAGTTTGACTATATTCATATTCGGAACGTTAAAGCTCTCGACGCAAGCACCGAAGTTATCAATCCCGTCGATCGCTATGTCGATGTTCAATATTGGGCGACAGAGAAAAAGTCCGTTTACAAAACCCCGTAA
- a CDS encoding NUDIX hydrolase, with protein MRTSNFDKIKKYFGGSKKPLIQEIVREPTAGGVIFRRNKKGEAEFLLYQDARDRWTIPKGHIEPGETAQVTARREIGEETGLKKIELHGWLGKVNFRYRRIDKLVLMTTQVYLVKALDPNEKLQKEEWMNGLKWFSFHEALDEVEYEDIGKLILLAMKRIRQENL; from the coding sequence GTGAGAACAAGCAACTTTGATAAGATAAAAAAATATTTTGGTGGCAGCAAGAAGCCATTGATTCAGGAAATTGTACGCGAACCAACTGCTGGTGGCGTGATTTTTCGTCGTAATAAAAAGGGCGAGGCGGAGTTTTTGCTATATCAGGACGCTCGCGATCGCTGGACAATTCCCAAAGGACACATTGAACCAGGTGAAACAGCTCAAGTGACGGCTCGTAGGGAAATCGGCGAGGAAACTGGATTGAAGAAAATTGAACTGCACGGCTGGCTGGGCAAGGTGAATTTTCGTTATCGTCGAATTGATAAATTGGTATTGATGACAACGCAAGTTTATCTAGTTAAGGCGCTGGATCCTAACGAGAAACTCCAAAAGGAAGAGTGGATGAATGGACTTAAATGGTTTAGTTTTCATGAGGCGCTGGATGAAGTTGAATATGAAGATATTGGCAAGCTGATTCTTCTAGCGATGAAACGAATTAGACAGGAGAACTTATAA
- a CDS encoding Mur ligase family protein, which yields MVTVSKKREEKLAKLVREFFAVHPDVKLVAITGSAGKASAKIAIGTVLAQQFDIQLRNEEPKTKADVFLQMMGVKMPEKGLFKWWKVMRAVKKRVKAEKPEVQVIVQEFNPKELGYNDWFKAYVVPDITVVTSVTNGRMQVEYSLEEVANEMISLANFSRMAMINRDDIDGRFASFLTNPNITTYGSDPVAEYNFDDRNFSLKDGHHGFIVSPENPNGLEVNVKLIGEHNIRPAIVAAAIGYAFGETEENIKKGIENLRPLPGRMNLLKGADNTWLIDDSYSSTPLTALAALQSLYRIETPQRIAVLGNMNGLKGIFEQAHAELGSHCSPDLLDWVVTVGEKANQYLAPTARQKGCQVKECKNAIEAGSFVRDKLKSEGVALFKGSSGGVWLEESIKINLHSTEDDKYLVRQTPEWIARKNQFFSQFKD from the coding sequence ATGGTTACTGTTTCAAAAAAGAGGGAAGAAAAACTAGCAAAATTAGTGCGAGAATTTTTTGCTGTTCATCCAGATGTGAAGCTTGTGGCGATAACTGGTAGTGCCGGAAAGGCTAGTGCGAAAATAGCTATCGGTACGGTTTTGGCGCAACAATTTGATATTCAACTTCGCAATGAAGAGCCGAAGACGAAAGCAGATGTTTTTCTTCAGATGATGGGCGTGAAAATGCCTGAAAAAGGCTTGTTCAAATGGTGGAAAGTGATGCGCGCCGTAAAGAAGAGAGTTAAGGCTGAAAAACCGGAAGTCCAAGTGATTGTTCAGGAATTTAATCCAAAGGAGCTTGGCTATAACGACTGGTTTAAGGCTTACGTCGTGCCAGATATTACGGTTGTAACTTCTGTGACGAATGGTCGAATGCAGGTTGAATATTCCTTGGAGGAGGTGGCGAACGAGATGATTTCGCTGGCGAATTTCTCGCGAATGGCGATGATAAATCGTGATGACATTGATGGGCGTTTTGCTAGCTTTTTGACGAATCCTAATATCACTACTTACGGAAGTGATCCGGTGGCAGAGTATAATTTTGACGATCGTAATTTTTCTCTGAAAGACGGGCATCACGGCTTTATTGTGTCGCCAGAAAATCCTAACGGATTAGAGGTCAATGTTAAGCTAATTGGCGAGCATAATATTCGTCCAGCAATTGTGGCGGCGGCTATTGGGTATGCGTTTGGTGAAACTGAGGAGAATATAAAAAAAGGTATAGAGAATTTGCGTCCACTACCTGGCAGGATGAATTTGCTGAAGGGTGCGGACAATACTTGGTTGATTGATGATAGTTATAGTTCGACGCCGTTGACTGCCTTGGCGGCTTTACAGTCTTTGTATCGAATTGAGACTCCGCAGCGAATTGCTGTACTTGGCAATATGAATGGCTTAAAGGGGATTTTCGAGCAAGCTCACGCTGAACTTGGTTCTCATTGTAGCCCGGATTTGTTGGATTGGGTTGTGACGGTTGGTGAGAAAGCTAATCAATATTTGGCGCCGACCGCTCGTCAAAAAGGTTGCCAGGTGAAGGAATGTAAGAATGCTATCGAGGCTGGGTCTTTCGTGCGCGACAAATTGAAATCTGAAGGCGTTGCTCTGTTTAAGGGCTCAAGTGGCGGCGTATGGCTAGAGGAATCTATAAAAATCAACCTTCATAGCACTGAGGACGATAAATACTTAGTCAGGCAAACACCGGAGTGGATTGCTAGGAAAAACCAATTTTTCTCACAATTTAAAGATTAA
- the ligA gene encoding NAD-dependent DNA ligase LigA, with product MTPKKPRIDEIKDLLNRYSYEYYTLDKPSVSDAVYDSLMDELKKIESDHPELITIDSPTQRVGNKLLDGFQKVGHARRMVSLNDVFDKSEVRAWIERTDKLIPGQRHEFFTDIKMDGLACALIYVDGVLFQAVTRGDSFVGEDVTNNVRTIKNVPLRLRKAAGFENFLRGRTEIRGEIVMLKRDFEELNEKQKSLGLPTFANPRNLAAGTIRQLDPALVAARPLHFRGYDVIRDDGSEVPTNSFAYEALTALGISRNQQASVFDNLSDVMKFVDEWSDKRHDLPFNTDGLVIKINDREIYDNLGMVGKNPRGAVAYKYAAEEATTIVRDIVISIGRTGAATPVAVFDPVVVAGTTVQHASLHNADEIERLDIRRGDTVVIFKAGDIIPQVESVLKELRPADSEPIDYEAELKRQYPELEFVRPKGEAVYRVKGSNGPLILKRALAHFASKGALDIDTLGEKNVEVLIDNGLVGDLADIFTLTKDDLLELDRFADISAQKLISAIADKKSPELERFLYGLGIRHIGAQTAIDLTNHFESMENLAKATIDDLRQVDGVGEIVAESVVAWFADEDNVKLLNKFTELGVVPQFNKKSGGLSGKSFVITGTLKSMGRDAAADKIRNLGGVFQTAVSKDTTYLVAGGKVGASKLKKAEQYGTKIIDEEELLRMIENAG from the coding sequence GTGACACCAAAAAAACCAAGAATTGACGAAATTAAAGACCTATTAAATCGTTATAGCTACGAATATTACACCTTAGATAAGCCGAGTGTGAGCGATGCGGTTTATGACAGTCTGATGGATGAGCTGAAGAAAATTGAATCGGATCATCCGGAACTGATTACTATTGATAGCCCTACGCAGCGAGTTGGAAATAAGCTGCTCGACGGTTTTCAAAAAGTAGGGCACGCGCGCCGAATGGTCAGTTTGAATGATGTTTTTGATAAGAGTGAAGTTAGGGCGTGGATTGAGCGAACTGATAAATTGATACCGGGTCAGCGACATGAATTTTTTACGGATATAAAAATGGACGGCTTGGCGTGCGCGTTGATTTATGTCGACGGTGTGCTATTCCAAGCTGTGACACGCGGCGATAGTTTTGTTGGCGAAGATGTAACGAATAATGTTCGGACTATTAAAAACGTACCGCTTCGTTTGCGTAAAGCGGCAGGTTTTGAAAATTTTTTGCGTGGTCGGACAGAGATTCGCGGCGAAATTGTTATGCTGAAACGGGATTTTGAAGAGCTTAATGAAAAGCAGAAATCTTTAGGATTGCCTACATTTGCTAATCCGCGCAATTTGGCTGCGGGGACAATTCGTCAATTAGATCCTGCGCTGGTAGCGGCGCGTCCGTTGCATTTTCGTGGATATGATGTAATTCGCGATGATGGTTCGGAAGTTCCGACGAATAGTTTTGCTTACGAGGCTTTGACGGCACTGGGGATTTCTCGCAATCAGCAAGCCAGTGTTTTTGATAATTTGTCTGACGTGATGAAATTTGTTGACGAATGGAGTGACAAGCGTCATGATTTGCCGTTTAATACGGACGGGCTGGTTATTAAGATTAATGATCGAGAGATATATGATAATCTCGGGATGGTGGGCAAAAATCCGCGTGGGGCGGTGGCTTATAAGTATGCGGCTGAAGAGGCTACGACGATTGTTAGAGATATAGTAATCTCTATCGGGCGAACTGGCGCGGCGACTCCGGTGGCTGTGTTTGATCCAGTAGTAGTGGCGGGAACTACGGTGCAGCACGCCAGTTTGCATAACGCCGATGAAATTGAGCGTTTGGATATTCGGCGAGGCGACACTGTGGTGATTTTTAAGGCTGGCGATATTATTCCGCAAGTTGAGAGTGTTTTGAAGGAGTTGCGACCCGCAGACTCTGAGCCAATTGATTATGAAGCAGAGCTAAAACGGCAATATCCGGAGTTGGAATTTGTGCGACCGAAAGGTGAAGCTGTTTATCGAGTTAAGGGCTCTAACGGTCCGCTGATTTTGAAGCGAGCTCTGGCACACTTCGCGTCTAAGGGCGCGCTTGACATTGATACGCTTGGCGAAAAGAACGTGGAAGTTTTGATTGACAATGGTTTGGTCGGCGATTTGGCGGATATTTTTACGCTTACTAAAGACGATTTGTTGGAACTGGATCGGTTTGCTGATATTTCTGCACAAAAGTTAATCTCGGCAATTGCTGATAAAAAAAGTCCAGAATTAGAGCGATTTTTGTACGGTTTGGGAATCCGTCATATTGGCGCGCAAACGGCGATTGATTTGACGAATCATTTTGAGAGCATGGAAAATTTGGCGAAAGCGACGATTGATGATTTGCGACAAGTTGATGGCGTGGGTGAAATTGTTGCCGAATCTGTGGTGGCGTGGTTTGCTGATGAGGATAACGTAAAATTGCTCAATAAATTCACCGAACTAGGTGTTGTTCCTCAGTTTAATAAAAAATCTGGCGGTTTGAGTGGAAAAAGTTTTGTCATCACGGGCACCCTGAAATCTATGGGGCGCGACGCTGCTGCGGATAAAATTCGTAATCTCGGTGGAGTTTTTCAAACCGCAGTTTCTAAAGACACGACATATTTGGTGGCTGGTGGTAAGGTTGGTGCTAGCAAATTGAAAAAGGCTGAGCAATACGGCACGAAAATCATTGACGAAGAAGAGTTGTTGAGAATGATAGAAAACGCGGGATGA
- a CDS encoding LemA family protein produces MSPLVIVLIVTVVVLLVLVGVVIGAYNGLVVLRNRVEEAWSDITVQLKRRTDLIPNLVNSVKGYATHEKEVFEKVAEARSAIMNAGSVAETAKAENALEGALKSLFAVSEAYPELKANQNFLQLQQELVDTEDKIQAARRFYNGGVRDLNTKIQTFPTNIIAGMFGFQAKEFFDVEDRASVENPVEVKF; encoded by the coding sequence ATGAGTCCATTGGTAATTGTACTTATTGTTACAGTGGTAGTTTTATTAGTACTCGTAGGAGTTGTAATCGGTGCGTATAATGGTTTAGTTGTGTTGCGCAACCGCGTAGAAGAAGCATGGAGCGACATTACTGTTCAGCTAAAGCGCCGAACTGATTTAATTCCAAATTTGGTCAATTCAGTAAAAGGCTACGCTACACATGAAAAAGAAGTGTTTGAGAAGGTCGCAGAAGCTCGTTCAGCAATTATGAATGCTGGCAGCGTGGCTGAGACCGCTAAGGCTGAAAACGCTTTGGAGGGCGCTTTGAAGAGCTTGTTTGCTGTATCTGAGGCTTACCCAGAATTGAAAGCAAATCAAAACTTCTTGCAATTACAACAAGAATTGGTTGATACTGAGGACAAAATCCAAGCAGCTCGCCGATTCTACAACGGTGGTGTTCGTGACCTGAATACGAAGATTCAGACTTTCCCAACAAACATCATCGCGGGAATGTTTGGCTTCCAGGCTAAGGAATTCTTCGACGTCGAGGACCGTGCAAGCGTCGAAAATCCAGTTGAAGTAAAGTTCTAA